The Moorella glycerini genomic interval GGACCCGCAGTTCGTGGATGGTGGGCATGACGTTGGCCACCCGCCGGTGCCTGACCCCGGCGGCTGCCAAAATCTCGGCCGCCCGGGCCTGGGCCTGGCTGTTACCGGCGATAATAACTACTGCCGGGAGCTTTAAATCCGCCAGGAGGCGGGCATTCTGCCACATGGCGTCGGTATCGCCGCCGTCGGTGCCCCCGGTAAGGAGTACAATGTCCGGCTTAATCTCCAGCAGGACCTCCCGGCGATAGGCCGGGGTATCCTCTTCGGAAAGGACCTCCAGGACCCTGGCCCCGGCGTTCATGGCCACCTCCAGGGCAGCCTTGGCCGTCACCCGCGGCATATAGCCGATGGCCACCATTCGTAAGCCCCCGGCGGCACTGCTGGAAGCCAAAACCTGCTGGCCCGCCAGGTCTTGCAACCTGGGGCCTCCCGGTAAACCTTCCAGGGCCTTCTCCAGCCCCAGGCGGATATCGTGGACCGTCGTCGGCGCCTGGGCGCGGGCCAGCCATTGTAAACGGCCGACCTCCAGCCTGTAAGCATTAACCTTGGTAAAGGTGCTGCCGACATCAAAGGCTTTTATTTCCATGACCCCTTATCCCTCAGGCCTGGATTTTTTCCGGGACCACATAAACATAACCATCCATCAGCCGCCGCGCCGTGCGGCCGACGGCCGCCCGCGTAAGGGTTACCTCATTCCCCTGGACGGCTGCTGCCACTTCAATGGTAATAACCCCCGCCGGATGGCCGATGCGGATCTCGCCCTCATGGCGGCGGGAAACTTCATTGACGATGGTCCCGGGAATGGCGGCGGCGGCCCCGGTACAGGTGGTGCCGGTGCCAGCATAGGTTTTATGCATTACCTGCATGAACATCAGGCGGGAAACAAAGTCAACGTCTTCGGCCCGGATCAATTTCTGGTCGGTAAAACAACGGTAATCCCTGGGCGGGGCGACGAAGGCCAGCATGGGGAAGGCCGGGATGCGCCGGCTGGCGTCTTCCGGAGTTGCGGCCAGGCCCATGGCGCAGGCCCCCAGGGCGCGGATTTTCTCCAGCAACCCCAGGAGGTCGGGCCGGCTGTCAACCTCGGCCGGAGATTCCGTCCCCGTAAGTCCTAGATCACTCGCCCGGACAAAGACCATGGGATTGGCCGCGTCTACCAGGGAGACCTCCAGGCGGCCGTAACCGGGGACATCCAGGACATCGACCGGCCGCCCCGTCGGTAAAAGCCTGCCGGTGGCCGCCCCGGCCGTCCCGGCAAAGTCGAGCATGATTTTCGCACCCGTTCCGGGAACCCCGTCGATTTTATAATCCCCCGTTACCCTGGCTTTACCGTTTTGGACCGGCACCTCGGCGACGATAATTTTACCGGTGTTGGTATTGTGAATGCGGACGTAAGTTACCGGTTCCTGGGCGCGTACCAGACCCTCGTCAATGGCAAAGGGACCTACAGCCGCCGAGATATTGCCGCAGTTACCGGAGTAGTCGATCAAAGGCTCCTTGATGCTTACCTGGCCAAAAGTATAATCAATATCGGCGTCAGGCCGGGAGGAAGGGCCAATTATAGCCAGTTTGCTGGTCAGGGGATCGGCCCCGCCCAGGCCGTCAATCTGGCGCACATCAGGACTGCCGAAAATAGCCAGGATCATCCGGTCCCTTAAAACCCGATCGCGGGGCAAATCATTTTCATGTAAAAATATGCCCTTGCTGGTCCCCCCGCGTAAGATGGCACAGCGCACGCGCAGCATCTCACTCATTACCCATAACCTCCTTTAAATGGGCCCGGACCCAGGCTACCGGTTCCTGGGGATCGGTCCCCGGGCCGAAAAAGGCGTCCACGCCGATAAATTCCGGTCCTTCAGTTTTGATTTTTGCTTCCAGTTCTGCGTGTTCCTCCTCTTTTTCGGCGATCCGCCCGCCGGCTATTACCAGGACTTTATCCCTCAATCCCAGTTCCTTCAAGCGCTTGTCCAGGCGGGGAAACAGGGTGATACCCAGGCCCAGGAGGTTGCTCACGCCGACTACCTGCGCCTTGCTCTCAGCGACGACTTCCGCCACCGTCTCCGGTAAATTCATGCCCCGCATGTAGATCACTTCAAAGCCGGCCTGCTGGAAAGCCTCCCGGACCAGGTTAATACCTATAACGTGGGCATCGGCCCCCACTGTAGCCAGGACAACTTTAGCTTTTTCCGTAACCGGCGGTTCCGGAGTAATGGAGACTTCCTCCCTGGTAAAATCAAGATATTTAGGATCGATCATGGCCGGCCCGTAGCCGGGCACGTAACGGCGAATGCCGTCCCGGTCGCGGTGGGTTTTGACGGCCCGTTTCAAATCCCAGCCCCCGGCCCGGGGAGCGTCCAGTATTCCCTGCTTGCCGGCAGTTACTATCTTTTCGATTAGCTCATCCGGTTCATAGCGGCGCCAGAAGGCGGCCGTTATATCCTCAGGTGCGGGCAGGGATTTTAAGCCCAGGGTAGCCGCCAGGATGGCCATGGCCTCAGTTAAAATGATTTCTTCCCGCCGGTCGATGGCCGGGTCGTTAATGGTGATGGAAGCCATGTTTTCAAAGATGTTCTGGGTGGCCCAGATGGCATGACCCATGGATTTTCCCGTAGGGATGCCTACCGATTCCGCCGCCTTGGGCCGGTAGAAATTGGCCCCGCCAAGCCTGGCCGCGATGGCCATCCGGGCGAAGTGCCCCTGCTCGGCGATTAAATCCGGGGGCGGGTTCTGGAAAGTCTCCGGCACGACGATAAGGGCTTCGCTCCACATAACCCGCCGGAAGGCGCGGATAGCAGCCAGGTCGGCCAGGAGGTTGATACCGGCGACGTTCATTTGCAGGGCGGCCAGTTCCCGCGGTAAACCGGCCAGGACGGCCAGGCCTTCCGCCAGGAGGCAGCCGGCCAGGCCGGCACCGTCGGTACCGCCGATATTGTTCAGGTGCTTGTGGGACTCTATCTGAACATAGATATTGTTTTCAGCGCAAATTTCCAGGGCCTTAAAGCCATTTTTTACTTTGGTTTTATAATCATGGATGCCCCGGCCGCCAAAGTGGACGTGGATGACCGGCCCTATGTCCGTCCCGTCAAAACCGGCAATAAAGGCATTCAAAATGGATAGGTGCGGCGTATCACCGGTTGCGTTAATGCGTATGGGGTGAACGGCGCCCCCGCCCATCTGAACAAATTCCCGCTCCCCTTTCGGCGTAATGCCGCCTTTTCCCCGCGACTGCTCGATCAACTCCGCCCCGTCCAGGGGATCGATATGGCGAGTAGCCTCGGAATGGACAAAATGGAAGAGCTTGATGCCCAGTTGATCGGCAATGGCATACATGTCTCGGGACTGCTCCATGGTCTCGGCCGCGGTATTGCGTCCCAGGATGGGATTCTGGACCGGTATCCCGGTACGGGCGGCCTGGCGCGCCAGTTCGGTCAGGCGATGCCCGCCCCGGACCACGCCAGCCACCTCTCGTGGATAAGGCGCCGGTAGCCCCTTAACGGAACCGTCGGGGCCTACGTCAGGCATGGTAACGTCAAAAATCCTGGCATAGGCCCGCACTCTATCAATATCTTCGCAAATAATCTTCTGGGTTTTTTCTTGCATAGCTTTCGCTCCCGTTTGTAATTACTTATGGTACAATAGCAATACCCAATTTTTGAGCTGCCGCCAGGGCCGCTTCCCGGGAAGGGACGGCGTCAATCAAGGCCAGGCGGCCGCCCCCGCGGTTACGAGCATCAACCATTACCCGGCCCGCGCTGGTCTCTAGCGTCACCCGCTGGAGCTGCGGTTCCCGGGCTTCTTTAATCTCTACTTCAATACCCAACCGGGGGAGTTCTTCCATTACGCGACGGTAGCTCTGGCTGTCGGCCGTGCTGGAACCGTAGATAGCTCCCATTAGAATGCCGGGCACGTTGATTGCCCGCCGGGCAAAAAGCTCCGGGTAGAGTTCAATAATCACTTTTTTAATCTCGCCCTGCGCTAACGCATGGGCTATCCGGGCGGTATTGGTGGGAGAACCGACGGCCTGGCTGCTACCGCCCACTACTACCTCGCCAAAGGGTTCGGTAACGGGATTGGCCAGCTCGGCCAGCCGGCTGACTTCCTCCCGGGCCCGGGTGGCGATGGTAGCCTGCCTTTGTTTTTCTTCTTCTTTGACCTGCTCCTCGATATAGCGGTCGACCCTGGGGTCGCTCTTAAAATAGGCTTCCATATAACTTATAACTTCCGGCACTATATATTGCGCTGATACCTGGTGAGCCCTGGCAGCCAGGGCCAGCATTACATCTACGGGAACATTGACCGGTATAGAGGTCTTGAGGGCCAGCCCGGCGGCCAGCTGCCCCAGCATCAGCGCGCCGCCGATATGGGTGGCGCACAGGCCCGGGACCATTACCCTGGGAGTGCAGGGGACACTTATGGTTGGCGACAGGGCCAGGACTACAGCCCGCTCCACCTCCCGCGGGCCGCCCCCGGCCAGTTCCACCAGGGCCGCGGCCGTACCGCTGGCGCCGGCGCCCAGACCCTCCATGTTACATCCGGTAGTCGTCTTGCCGGCCCGGAAAAAAGTACCGACCCGGAGCATTACAGCCACAGCCGGCCATACCTCTTCCCGCGGGTATGCCTCCAACATGGCCGCCGTCAGGCCGCTGAAGACACAGGCGTCACCGGTTCCGGCGCAGGGGGCCAGGCCCACCAGGTGGTTGCCCACCTGGGCCGCCAGGGTAAGGCTAACGGCCCGGTCGAGGAACGCATCGCCGGTAATTTGGCCCGGTTGCCGGGTTAGCTCATGGCCGACCCGGCCCAAAAGAAAGCTCTGGCTGTCCCGGTCCATCCCCAGCCGGACGGCTTCCAGGTTGTGGTCAAAGGCTTTCTCTATCCTGGCCAGCACTTCCTCCGGGGTAAGGTGCTGGCAAAAGCAGGCTTCGGCCACCACTGCTTCGCCCACCCTGGCTGTACATGCCTCCGCCAGGTGAAAAAGGTCGCCAAGGGTCAAGGGTGCCGTTGGCTGTGTGCGGCTGGCTAAACAGTCTACCAGGGCCTGAATTTTATCCCTGCGGATCATAACGTACCTCCGCTCCCGTCGCTTCTTCCCAGACCTTGATGACGGCGGCTATATCCTGGCCCCCCAGGCCCCGGGCACGGGCCAGGGCAAATACCTGGCGCGCTAGGCTGCCGAGCATCAGGGGGACATCATTTTCCCTGGCGGTCTGCAGGGCCAGGTCCAGGTCCTTGGCCTGGAGGTCGATGGCAAAACCCGGCTCGAAGCGGCCCGGCAGGATAAAATTGGGGACCTTGGCCTTGAAGGCGTAGCTCTGGCCGGAGCTGTTGCCGATAATCTCCAGCATAACTTCTGGTTTCAGGCCTGCTTTAATTCCCAGCACCAGGGCCTCGGCCACGGCGGCCATATTAATTCCCAGCAGCAGGTTGTTGACTATTTTCACGGCGTCCCCGGCGCCGACATCGCCGACGTGGTAGATTTTCTCACCCATGCACTCCAGGACCGGCTTGACTTTCAAAAAATCCTCCCTGGAGCCGCCTGCCATGATTGTCAGTTTACCAGCCGCGGCTCCCGTGACACCTCCCGATACCGGGGCGTCCAGGTAGGCTACCTGCTTTTGGGCGGCCAGGGCCGCCATCTTGCGGCTGTCACCGGGACCGACACTGCTCATGTCAACGACCACCAGTCCCGGCCGCGCACCGGCCAGGACACCGTTTTCTCCCGTCATGACGCTGGCAACAATGGCGGCGTTGGGCAGCATGGTGATTAAAACCTCTACCTGCCCGGCCACTGCCGCCGGTGTTGCGCCTGCCCGGGCTCCCGCTTTTACTAATTCATCGACGGCTGCCGGGATTACGTCATTAACTACCAGTTCGTGACCCTTTTTGATCAGGTTCAGGGCCATGGGCCGGCCCATGTTACCCAGGCCGATAAAACCCACACGCATTGCCGTTCCTCCTCACCGTTCCCCTTTAGCGAGGGGCGGCAGGTTTCCCTGCCGCCTGCTTAAAGACTTACCTCAAGCCATCTTCACCCTTGATCTCTTCTTTCTTTAGACCACCAATACGCGGCAAGGGCCGGCCCGCATCGGTAACCACCAGAGCCACCAGGATCTCGTCAGCCCGGGGTGCATCCGTAACCCTCACTTCCATGGCGTCGTAGTGGCTGCGGACAAAGGCGGCATTTTTAAAATGCAGGGGGACGTCGATGGGCGTGCCCATGCCGCCCCGTTTCTTGGCCGAGGGGATGATGGCCTTGCCTTCAAAGACGGCCGCCCGGAAGGGTTTGCCGAGTTTGGGATGCAGAATGGCGGCCGCATGTTCCAGTTCCCCGTTCTCGCCGACAATGGCGGCTTTGCCGTAACTCTCGACTTCCTTGGGGTCAATTCCCAGGGCGGCTACTGCTCTCTGGCCCAGCAAACCGCCCAGTTCTTCGCCGATATCCATTAATTCCGTCAGGTCTTCCTGGTATCTGCCGGCAAAGGGGTTCTTAATCACGGCAACAGCCGCTGCCTTGCGAACCGGTTTGGCCAGGCTTTTCTCCCCTTCAATCAAGGTTTCTTCAACAATGGTGACCAGTTTGCGGATTTCCATTAGCAATACCCCCTGATAACGATTTATTTAATTGGATGGACCAGGCCCTCCGGGTACTGACGCATGAAACCGTTGAGGTATACTACCACCCCCAGGAGGACCCCGGCCTCTACCAATCGCCGCCCTGTTTCTATTCCCCTTTCCAGGGCTGCGGTTTGTAATTCTTCCGGCAGGGGACCGACGGCCGTGGTCACCAGGAGTTCCGGGATATCGGTGTCCGGATCGAGCTCCCGCGCCGGCCGGCGCTGGATCAACGGGGTATCTACATTCACCGCGTTTCCCAGGACGGTGGCACAGGCGTCGGCAACCGCCGCCGAAGAAGCGACAGCCACGGCCGCATCGGCAATGCCCAGGGTAAAGCTGCGCCCGCCCCGGCCGCTGGTGGCCACGCCGCCGATATGATCCCCCGGCCTGATGTCCAGGTAATGGGTTGGCGGCGCCCCCAGGCGCGGGGCGATGCCGACCCGGGTCTTCTCACCCCTGCCGAGGCGGATGGCGATATCGCCGCCGTTATTGACCAGGACTTTGGTCGCCCCCTGTTTTACCAGGTAATCGCCAACCAGTTCCGCCATGGTACCGGCGACCGCTGCCATGGGGGTAAGATCCGGATCACCTGCGGTTTTAACGGCGGCATACATCCTGTCCAGGACCCGCGGCCAGCCTCCGGGATTGGTAAGCAGGGGCCAGGGCTTCCGGGCGATGGGCAGGTAGCGTTTTAAATCCTCCAGCCATCCTGTTACCAGTCCTTCCAGCCGGTGCCATTCCCGTCCCAGAGGCTGCCCCCGGCGTTCAGCCATAACGCTCATCTGCACCGGGCCTATATCCAGCAGAGCGCGAAAGGGGTCCAGCAATTGGAACATTAATCCCTAACCCCGGCTACAACTTCTTCCACAGGGCGCAGGCGGTGTAAGTGGCCGCCGATACGTTCATAGGTGCTCTTCAACATGGTATATTCCACCGGAGCCACCGTAGCCGGCGTCGGCACCCAGTAAAAGGCCTCCGGGGCAGCCACCTTTTCCACATCCACCATGAAATTGATGCCGCCGCCGGGCAGGAGCATGGCCGGCGCTCCCCCGATGGTCAGTTTTATTTCACCCCGGTGGACGGCCCTGGT includes:
- a CDS encoding 2-methylaconitate cis-trans isomerase PrpF family protein; the protein is MSEMLRVRCAILRGGTSKGIFLHENDLPRDRVLRDRMILAIFGSPDVRQIDGLGGADPLTSKLAIIGPSSRPDADIDYTFGQVSIKEPLIDYSGNCGNISAAVGPFAIDEGLVRAQEPVTYVRIHNTNTGKIIVAEVPVQNGKARVTGDYKIDGVPGTGAKIMLDFAGTAGAATGRLLPTGRPVDVLDVPGYGRLEVSLVDAANPMVFVRASDLGLTGTESPAEVDSRPDLLGLLEKIRALGACAMGLAATPEDASRRIPAFPMLAFVAPPRDYRCFTDQKLIRAEDVDFVSRLMFMQVMHKTYAGTGTTCTGAAAAIPGTIVNEVSRRHEGEIRIGHPAGVITIEVAAAVQGNEVTLTRAAVGRTARRLMDGYVYVVPEKIQA
- a CDS encoding cobalamin-dependent protein (Presence of a B(12) (cobalamin)-binding domain implies dependence on cobalamin itself, in one of its several forms, or in some unusual lineages, dependence on a cobalamin-like analog.) gives rise to the protein MQEKTQKIICEDIDRVRAYARIFDVTMPDVGPDGSVKGLPAPYPREVAGVVRGGHRLTELARQAARTGIPVQNPILGRNTAAETMEQSRDMYAIADQLGIKLFHFVHSEATRHIDPLDGAELIEQSRGKGGITPKGEREFVQMGGGAVHPIRINATGDTPHLSILNAFIAGFDGTDIGPVIHVHFGGRGIHDYKTKVKNGFKALEICAENNIYVQIESHKHLNNIGGTDGAGLAGCLLAEGLAVLAGLPRELAALQMNVAGINLLADLAAIRAFRRVMWSEALIVVPETFQNPPPDLIAEQGHFARMAIAARLGGANFYRPKAAESVGIPTGKSMGHAIWATQNIFENMASITINDPAIDRREEIILTEAMAILAATLGLKSLPAPEDITAAFWRRYEPDELIEKIVTAGKQGILDAPRAGGWDLKRAVKTHRDRDGIRRYVPGYGPAMIDPKYLDFTREEVSITPEPPVTEKAKVVLATVGADAHVIGINLVREAFQQAGFEVIYMRGMNLPETVAEVVAESKAQVVGVSNLLGLGITLFPRLDKRLKELGLRDKVLVIAGGRIAEKEEEHAELEAKIKTEGPEFIGVDAFFGPGTDPQEPVAWVRAHLKEVMGNE
- a CDS encoding L-serine ammonia-lyase, iron-sulfur-dependent, subunit alpha; amino-acid sequence: MIRRDKIQALVDCLASRTQPTAPLTLGDLFHLAEACTARVGEAVVAEACFCQHLTPEEVLARIEKAFDHNLEAVRLGMDRDSQSFLLGRVGHELTRQPGQITGDAFLDRAVSLTLAAQVGNHLVGLAPCAGTGDACVFSGLTAAMLEAYPREEVWPAVAVMLRVGTFFRAGKTTTGCNMEGLGAGASGTAAALVELAGGGPREVERAVVLALSPTISVPCTPRVMVPGLCATHIGGALMLGQLAAGLALKTSIPVNVPVDVMLALAARAHQVSAQYIVPEVISYMEAYFKSDPRVDRYIEEQVKEEEKQRQATIATRAREEVSRLAELANPVTEPFGEVVVGGSSQAVGSPTNTARIAHALAQGEIKKVIIELYPELFARRAINVPGILMGAIYGSSTADSQSYRRVMEELPRLGIEVEIKEAREPQLQRVTLETSAGRVMVDARNRGGGRLALIDAVPSREAALAAAQKLGIAIVP
- a CDS encoding NAD(P)-dependent oxidoreductase, producing MRVGFIGLGNMGRPMALNLIKKGHELVVNDVIPAAVDELVKAGARAGATPAAVAGQVEVLITMLPNAAIVASVMTGENGVLAGARPGLVVVDMSSVGPGDSRKMAALAAQKQVAYLDAPVSGGVTGAAAGKLTIMAGGSREDFLKVKPVLECMGEKIYHVGDVGAGDAVKIVNNLLLGINMAAVAEALVLGIKAGLKPEVMLEIIGNSSGQSYAFKAKVPNFILPGRFEPGFAIDLQAKDLDLALQTARENDVPLMLGSLARQVFALARARGLGGQDIAAVIKVWEEATGAEVRYDPQG
- a CDS encoding amino acid synthesis family protein, with the protein product MEIRKLVTIVEETLIEGEKSLAKPVRKAAAVAVIKNPFAGRYQEDLTELMDIGEELGGLLGQRAVAALGIDPKEVESYGKAAIVGENGELEHAAAILHPKLGKPFRAAVFEGKAIIPSAKKRGGMGTPIDVPLHFKNAAFVRSHYDAMEVRVTDAPRADEILVALVVTDAGRPLPRIGGLKKEEIKGEDGLR
- a CDS encoding UPF0280 family protein, whose product is MFQLLDPFRALLDIGPVQMSVMAERRGQPLGREWHRLEGLVTGWLEDLKRYLPIARKPWPLLTNPGGWPRVLDRMYAAVKTAGDPDLTPMAAVAGTMAELVGDYLVKQGATKVLVNNGGDIAIRLGRGEKTRVGIAPRLGAPPTHYLDIRPGDHIGGVATSGRGGRSFTLGIADAAVAVASSAAVADACATVLGNAVNVDTPLIQRRPARELDPDTDIPELLVTTAVGPLPEELQTAALERGIETGRRLVEAGVLLGVVVYLNGFMRQYPEGLVHPIK